From a region of the Ovis aries strain OAR_USU_Benz2616 breed Rambouillet chromosome 2, ARS-UI_Ramb_v3.0, whole genome shotgun sequence genome:
- the SPAAR gene encoding small regulatory polypeptide of amino acid response, translating to METAVIGMVAVLFMVTVAITCVLCCFSCDSRSQDPQGAPSPSFTVATFRQEASLFTGPGRHAQPVAGARDFWTFM from the coding sequence ATGGAAACAGCAGTGATCGGAATGGTGGCTGTGCTATTCATGGTCACCGTGGCCATCACCTGTGTCCTCTGCTGCTTCAGCTGTGACTCAAGGAGCCAGGATCCTCAGGGGGCCCCGAGCCCCAGCTTCACAGTAGCCACGTTTCGCCAGGAGGCTTCTCTCTTCACTGGGCCAGGTCGCCATGCTCAGCCAGTGGCAGGTGCCCGGGACTTCTGGACCTTCATGTGA
- the HRCT1 gene encoding histidine-rich carboxyl terminus protein 1, which translates to MLDLLESTTLVGLIIGTAAAFLLLLLLLAACLYSRQEEPDMERNRPAPRRNRIRWAQPWISGRGHLGHLHHFRHAGHMSHMPHANLHHHHLAHHHAHHHAAHHAARAHRGRH; encoded by the coding sequence aTGCTGGACCTCCTGGAGAGCACGACCCTCGTGGGCTTGATCATAGGCACTGCGGCGGCCTttctactgctgttgctgctgctggccGCCTGCTTGTACTCCAGACAGGAGGAACCTGACATGGAAAGGAACCGCCCCGCCCCAAGGAGAAACCGGATCAGGTGGGCCCAGCCTTGGATCTCGGGCCGGGGCCACCTGGGACATTTGCACCATTTCCGTCATGCTGGCCACATGTCTCACATGCCCCATGCgaacctccaccaccaccacctcgcCCACCACCACGCCCACCATCATGCCGCCCACCACGCTGCCCGTGCCCACCGAGGCCGTCACTGA